In one Zobellia galactanivorans genomic region, the following are encoded:
- a CDS encoding exodeoxyribonuclease III, translating to MKIISYNVNGIRAALNKGFLDWLQAVDPDVVCLQEIKAMEEQLDLSLFEEAGYSNNYWFSAQKKGYSGTAILSKKQPDAVQKGTGIDYMDFEGRNIRADFGDISIMSMYLPSGTNLARLEHKLMYMADFRKYTDELRKTHPNLIVLGDYNVCHQAIDIHDPVRNKNVSGFLPVEREWIGNFMDSGFIDSFRHFNKEPDNYTWWSYRANARNNNKGWRLDYGMVAEPLKDRLKRSVILSEAKHSDHCPILVEVETP from the coding sequence GTGAAAATAATTTCTTATAACGTAAATGGCATTCGAGCCGCATTGAACAAAGGTTTTTTAGATTGGCTGCAAGCCGTAGATCCCGATGTAGTCTGTCTACAGGAAATCAAGGCCATGGAAGAACAATTGGACCTTTCGCTTTTTGAGGAGGCGGGCTATAGTAATAACTACTGGTTCAGTGCCCAGAAAAAAGGTTATAGTGGTACTGCGATTTTATCAAAGAAACAGCCTGATGCGGTTCAGAAAGGGACAGGTATCGATTATATGGATTTTGAGGGGCGCAATATCAGGGCCGATTTTGGGGATATATCCATCATGAGCATGTATTTGCCCTCGGGGACCAACTTGGCGCGTTTGGAACATAAACTCATGTATATGGCCGACTTTCGGAAATATACCGATGAACTTAGAAAGACCCACCCGAACCTTATTGTTTTGGGTGATTATAATGTCTGTCATCAGGCCATAGACATTCATGATCCGGTGCGCAATAAGAATGTTTCGGGCTTTTTGCCAGTCGAGCGTGAGTGGATCGGTAATTTTATGGATAGCGGTTTTATCGACAGTTTTCGTCATTTTAATAAGGAACCCGATAATTATACCTGGTGGAGTTACCGCGCCAATGCGAGGAACAACAATAAAGGGTGGAGGTTAGATTACGGAATGGTGGCCGAACCTTTGAAAGATAGGCTAAAGCGCTCCGTGATACTTTCAGAGGCAAAACACAGTGATCATTGCCCCATTTTGGTCGAGGTGGAAACGCCCTGA
- a CDS encoding TonB-dependent receptor family protein produces MKHLFFVFLSFLLPLHIHAQDDVQKDRVTILDEIVLTDTLTVKNATGIVASSLIGPKTFQNYSPVDMVSAINQIPGVFVLSGALNTNRITIRGIGARSQFGTDKLHLYYNDIPITNGTGASTIEAYDLENLEAIEVIKGPKGTAYGAGLGGAIILVSEESDADITFLNNKLTVGSYGLLKDNLKFSHTDSKLSLQLQYGHMENDGYRENNAFERDGILLNASYKIKPNQKISVLLNHIDYSAEIPSSLGQTAFETNPKQADFTWNAAQGYEANKYTLAGLSYTHDLSPHLKNSTSIFYTYLDHYEPRPFNILDEITNGYGFRTRFYGTFDLLRRPAEYTFGGELYKDEYQWATIENLYEENNGKGSLEGSRISDNKEFRRQFNVFGTLTLALSEAFKAQFGLNINKTHYDFRDKFNLGSQNKSAKRDFNTIALPNLNLNYRLPSGLNIFANISKGFSNPSLEKSLTPDGVINPDIAQETGTNYEVGGDTYFLKKKLYINIALYRMNIKNLLVDQRIGEDQYIGKNAGSTRHQGIDTELNYTIELGRQIRLRPFFNYTLSDFSFMEFIDGDNDYSGNPLTGVPKHRISSGLQIQLKNGFFWNTTYQYVDKISLTDANTLYSAPFQLAHMKIGYRRQLSDRLDLGLNLGVNNIFDTAYAQSVLINATGFGGREPRYFYPGNGRNWYGGLNLKLKL; encoded by the coding sequence ATGAAGCATCTCTTTTTTGTTTTCCTTTCCTTCCTTTTACCTCTTCATATTCACGCACAAGACGACGTTCAAAAAGACCGTGTTACGATACTTGATGAAATTGTACTGACCGATACCCTCACCGTCAAGAACGCCACAGGCATAGTAGCCTCCAGCTTGATCGGACCAAAAACCTTTCAAAATTACAGTCCGGTAGACATGGTGTCGGCCATCAATCAAATTCCCGGGGTCTTTGTTCTTTCCGGAGCCCTCAATACCAATAGGATTACTATTAGGGGCATTGGCGCCCGCTCACAATTCGGTACGGACAAGCTACACCTCTACTACAACGATATTCCCATTACCAATGGCACAGGAGCCTCTACCATTGAAGCCTACGACCTTGAAAACCTAGAGGCCATTGAAGTTATAAAAGGGCCCAAGGGCACGGCTTATGGCGCAGGGCTTGGAGGTGCCATCATACTTGTTTCCGAAGAAAGCGACGCCGATATCACTTTCTTGAACAACAAACTTACCGTGGGCTCTTACGGACTTCTAAAAGACAACCTCAAATTTTCACATACCGATTCCAAACTTTCCCTTCAGTTACAATATGGACATATGGAAAACGATGGCTATCGTGAAAACAATGCCTTCGAAAGAGACGGTATCCTTTTAAACGCTTCCTATAAAATCAAACCGAACCAAAAGATTTCCGTCTTACTGAACCATATCGATTATTCCGCCGAAATTCCAAGTTCATTGGGCCAAACGGCCTTTGAAACAAATCCCAAACAAGCCGATTTCACTTGGAATGCCGCCCAAGGCTACGAAGCCAACAAATACACCTTGGCAGGCCTGTCGTACACCCATGACCTCAGCCCCCATCTCAAAAACAGTACTAGCATCTTCTACACCTATCTCGACCACTACGAACCCAGACCGTTCAATATTCTAGATGAAATTACGAACGGCTATGGTTTCAGAACCCGATTTTATGGAACATTCGACCTCCTTCGGCGCCCAGCCGAATACACTTTTGGAGGAGAGCTTTACAAAGATGAATACCAGTGGGCCACAATTGAAAATTTATACGAGGAAAACAACGGTAAGGGAAGCCTAGAAGGAAGCCGCATTAGCGACAACAAAGAGTTCAGAAGGCAATTCAACGTATTCGGAACGCTCACACTGGCCCTTTCGGAAGCTTTTAAGGCCCAATTCGGCCTGAATATCAACAAGACCCATTACGATTTTCGCGATAAGTTCAACCTAGGAAGCCAAAACAAAAGTGCAAAACGAGATTTCAATACCATTGCCCTCCCTAACCTAAACCTAAACTATCGCCTCCCCTCAGGCTTAAATATATTTGCCAATATAAGTAAAGGGTTCTCGAACCCCAGTTTAGAAAAATCACTGACCCCGGATGGAGTTATCAACCCAGATATTGCCCAAGAGACGGGTACAAACTATGAAGTGGGCGGAGATACTTATTTCTTAAAAAAGAAACTCTACATCAATATAGCCCTCTACCGTATGAACATAAAAAACTTATTGGTAGACCAACGCATTGGCGAAGACCAATATATTGGAAAAAATGCCGGAAGTACCCGACACCAAGGTATCGACACAGAGTTGAACTACACCATAGAACTAGGTCGCCAGATACGTCTACGCCCATTTTTCAACTATACGCTCAGCGATTTTAGTTTTATGGAATTCATTGACGGCGACAATGATTATTCGGGAAACCCCTTGACCGGCGTACCAAAACACCGAATTAGTTCTGGCTTGCAAATTCAGCTCAAGAACGGCTTCTTCTGGAACACGACCTACCAGTATGTGGATAAAATTTCATTGACGGACGCCAACACCCTATACAGTGCCCCTTTTCAACTAGCACATATGAAAATAGGCTATAGAAGGCAGCTTTCAGACCGTTTGGACCTAGGCCTAAACTTGGGCGTGAACAATATCTTCGATACCGCATATGCCCAATCGGTACTTATAAACGCTACCGGTTTTGGAGGAAGGGAGCCCCGATACTTCTACCCTGGAAACGGAAGAAATTGGTACGGGGGCCTTAACCTTAAGCTGAAACTCTAG
- a CDS encoding glycine--tRNA ligase — translation MAKQEDDFKKVISHAKEYGYVFQSSEIYDGLSAVYDYAQNGAELKKNIREYWWKAMVQLNDNIVGIDAAIFMHPTTWKASGHVDAFNDPLIDNKDSKKRYRADVLVEDHVAKIEAKIEKEVAKAAKRFGDKFDKEQFLATNQRVVDYQEQATAILKRLGRSLENEDLADVKKLIEELDIACPMSGSKNWTEVKQFNLMFGTKLGATADSAMDLYLRPETAQGIFVNFLNVQKTGRMKIPFGIAQTGKAFRNEIVARQFIFRMREFEQMEMQYFIKPGTQQEWYEKWKENRMKWHLSLGLGEDNYRFHDHEKLAHYADAAADIEFRFPFGFKELEGIHSRTDFDLSSHEKFSGKKLQYFDPETRESYVPYVLETSIGLDRMFLAVFSNSLVEEELENGSTRTVLKLPAVLAPTKAAILPLVKKDGLPEVAHEIIEDLKWDFNVTYDEKDAVGRRYRRQDANGTPFCITVDHQTLEDRTVTIRHRDSMEQERVSISSLKEIIHKAVDMKTWLMKMQKL, via the coding sequence ATGGCAAAACAAGAAGACGATTTTAAGAAAGTAATATCCCATGCAAAGGAGTATGGGTACGTATTTCAATCAAGTGAGATTTACGACGGACTTAGTGCCGTTTACGATTACGCACAAAACGGTGCGGAACTCAAAAAAAATATAAGGGAGTATTGGTGGAAAGCCATGGTTCAGCTCAACGACAATATTGTCGGGATCGATGCGGCCATATTTATGCACCCCACTACTTGGAAGGCTTCAGGACACGTTGATGCTTTCAACGACCCATTGATCGATAACAAAGACTCCAAAAAAAGGTATCGTGCCGATGTATTGGTTGAAGACCATGTGGCAAAAATCGAGGCCAAAATAGAAAAAGAGGTGGCTAAGGCGGCCAAACGCTTTGGCGATAAGTTTGACAAGGAACAGTTTTTGGCTACCAACCAAAGGGTAGTCGATTACCAAGAGCAGGCCACTGCCATTTTGAAAAGATTGGGCAGGTCTCTCGAAAACGAAGACCTTGCCGATGTTAAGAAGTTGATAGAGGAATTGGATATTGCCTGCCCTATGTCAGGTTCAAAGAACTGGACCGAGGTAAAACAGTTTAACCTTATGTTCGGTACAAAATTAGGGGCAACGGCAGACAGCGCCATGGATCTGTACCTTCGCCCCGAAACCGCACAGGGTATTTTTGTCAACTTTTTGAACGTTCAGAAAACCGGACGGATGAAAATTCCTTTTGGAATCGCACAAACCGGAAAAGCCTTCCGAAACGAAATTGTTGCCCGTCAGTTTATATTCCGCATGCGTGAATTTGAACAAATGGAAATGCAATATTTCATTAAACCGGGTACGCAGCAAGAGTGGTACGAAAAGTGGAAGGAGAATAGAATGAAGTGGCACCTTTCATTAGGTCTTGGTGAAGATAACTATCGTTTTCACGATCACGAAAAATTGGCCCACTACGCCGATGCCGCTGCAGATATAGAATTCCGTTTTCCATTCGGGTTCAAAGAACTGGAGGGAATTCACTCACGAACCGATTTCGACTTGTCTAGCCATGAGAAATTCTCAGGAAAGAAACTTCAGTATTTTGACCCGGAAACAAGGGAAAGCTATGTGCCTTATGTGCTAGAGACTTCCATAGGTCTTGATCGTATGTTCTTGGCGGTCTTTTCAAACTCTTTGGTCGAGGAAGAACTCGAGAACGGATCAACTAGAACCGTACTTAAGCTTCCTGCGGTCTTGGCACCGACCAAAGCGGCTATCTTGCCATTGGTAAAAAAAGATGGTCTTCCCGAAGTGGCCCACGAAATTATTGAAGACCTGAAATGGGATTTTAACGTCACTTACGATGAAAAGGATGCGGTAGGACGTCGTTATAGGAGACAAGATGCCAATGGTACTCCTTTTTGTATTACCGTCGATCACCAGACCTTGGAAGACCGAACGGTTACCATTCGTCATCGTGATTCTATGGAACAAGAACGTGTGTCCATTTCTAGCTTAAAAGAAATTATTCATAAAGCCGTAGATATGAAGACCTGGCTTATGAAAATGCAGAAACTCTAG
- a CDS encoding ComF family protein, whose amino-acid sequence MLTNILNDINSILAPRVCFGCNAHLYGGEQLLCTICRNDLPLTDYSFNDENPVDRIFYGRINIKKASSMLFFSNRGIVRELIHYLKYRNQEQIGTFLGDWYGQILKDNHELTDTIDMVIPVPLHRKKLKKRGYNQVASFAKRLAFHLKTAYVDHILVKSANTKTQTKKSRIGRWQSDKMLYTVTDIEFIKNKHILLVDDVITTGATMELCARALAKAPGTTLYVASMAVVHKLWN is encoded by the coding sequence ATGTTAACAAATATACTAAATGATATCAATTCAATCTTAGCTCCACGGGTCTGTTTTGGATGTAATGCTCATTTATACGGAGGAGAGCAACTCCTCTGTACCATTTGCCGAAACGATTTGCCGCTTACCGATTATTCTTTTAACGATGAAAACCCCGTAGACCGTATATTTTACGGTAGAATTAACATAAAAAAGGCCAGTTCTATGCTTTTTTTCTCAAACAGGGGCATCGTCCGCGAACTGATTCACTACCTAAAGTACAGAAATCAAGAGCAAATAGGCACATTTCTCGGGGATTGGTACGGGCAAATCTTGAAAGACAACCACGAGCTCACCGATACCATCGACATGGTCATACCTGTTCCACTACATCGAAAAAAACTAAAGAAACGCGGCTATAACCAGGTTGCCTCCTTCGCCAAGCGATTGGCCTTTCACCTTAAAACGGCCTATGTCGACCATATTTTGGTCAAATCCGCAAACACCAAAACCCAGACTAAAAAAAGTAGAATCGGGAGATGGCAAAGCGACAAGATGCTTTACACGGTAACCGATATTGAATTCATCAAGAACAAACATATTCTGTTGGTAGACGACGTAATCACCACCGGCGCCACTATGGAACTGTGCGCCCGGGCATTGGCCAAAGCGCCGGGAACCACCTTGTACGTAGCCAGTATGGCCGTAGTACACAAGTTATGGAATTAA
- a CDS encoding Ig-like domain-containing protein, producing MSFLFLFLIVAVLWQCARRGSPSGGPKDITPPTLTKTEPDSMTTNFKASRIRLYFDEFIKLKDIQEQLIVSPPLKYQPDITPQGGASKYVEIKFKDTLHENTTYTLNFGQSIQDNNEGNPSSFLTYVFSTGDYIDSLALTGAVKDAFKKKADEFISVMLYKIDTAYTDSTIFKKPPNYITNTLDSAVIFRLKNLKEGQYKLFALKDEAKNNIFDQNVDKIAFLQDTITLPTDSTYVLTLFKEVPNYSMSVPSLVAKNRIIFGYYGDASGVEIKPLTVLPDTVKTKILKEKNKDTLNFWFTPYEMDSIVFTATNEKLKVIDTFTVKSRKVGVDSLQLRPNQNGTLNFSDPFYIAANTPITTIDSTLFFMTDQDSLAVNFKTELDTVENKIDIDFTIEPNQSYQLDLLPGAISDLFGQSNDTISYYLSTGSYADYGNLRFNITGGDYPLIVQLTDEKGVLKREIIATEPKVFEFNHLEPAKYLIRVIFDANGNGKWDTGNFLKKRQPEKISYYPDIIEVRANWEMEQTFILPE from the coding sequence GTGTCTTTTTTATTTTTATTTTTAATCGTTGCGGTATTATGGCAGTGCGCGCGAAGAGGTAGCCCGAGCGGTGGCCCGAAAGATATTACCCCACCTACGCTTACCAAGACGGAGCCCGACAGTATGACTACCAACTTTAAGGCCAGTCGTATTCGTCTTTATTTTGATGAATTCATCAAGTTAAAGGATATTCAGGAACAATTGATCGTCTCGCCTCCGCTAAAATACCAACCCGACATAACACCACAGGGCGGGGCCAGTAAATATGTTGAGATAAAATTCAAGGACACCTTACACGAAAACACCACCTACACCTTAAATTTCGGTCAAAGTATTCAAGACAACAACGAAGGCAATCCCAGTAGTTTTCTAACCTATGTTTTTTCCACGGGAGACTATATCGATTCCCTTGCCCTTACGGGTGCGGTAAAAGATGCCTTTAAGAAAAAAGCGGACGAGTTCATCAGTGTGATGCTCTACAAAATCGATACGGCCTATACCGATTCTACCATCTTTAAAAAACCGCCCAACTACATCACCAATACCTTGGACAGTGCCGTTATTTTTAGATTGAAAAACCTAAAGGAAGGACAGTACAAACTATTTGCCCTAAAAGACGAGGCAAAAAATAACATCTTCGATCAAAACGTAGACAAAATAGCCTTTCTTCAAGACACGATCACCCTTCCCACAGATTCTACCTATGTGTTGACCCTGTTTAAGGAAGTACCCAACTACAGTATGTCCGTACCGAGTTTAGTGGCCAAAAACCGTATCATTTTCGGTTATTACGGGGATGCCTCCGGGGTCGAGATCAAGCCCTTAACCGTCTTGCCCGATACCGTAAAGACCAAAATATTAAAGGAAAAAAACAAAGACACCCTTAATTTTTGGTTTACGCCCTATGAAATGGATTCTATCGTGTTTACGGCCACCAACGAAAAATTAAAAGTAATAGACACCTTTACCGTAAAGAGTCGAAAAGTAGGTGTTGACTCTTTACAGTTGCGCCCCAATCAGAACGGCACACTCAATTTCAGCGACCCTTTCTACATTGCCGCCAATACCCCTATCACCACAATCGACTCAACCCTATTTTTCATGACGGACCAAGATTCACTTGCCGTCAATTTCAAAACCGAGTTAGACACGGTAGAGAATAAAATAGATATCGATTTTACCATTGAACCGAACCAAAGCTACCAATTGGACCTTCTTCCCGGGGCCATCAGCGATTTATTCGGACAGTCGAATGACACCATATCATATTACCTATCTACAGGAAGCTATGCCGATTACGGAAACTTGAGGTTTAATATCACAGGAGGAGACTACCCTTTAATCGTTCAGTTGACCGACGAAAAAGGCGTCTTAAAAAGGGAAATTATAGCCACCGAGCCAAAAGTTTTTGAATTCAACCACCTTGAACCCGCTAAATACCTAATTCGGGTCATTTTTGATGCCAACGGTAACGGGAAATGGGATACCGGTAATTTTCTTAAAAAACGACAACCCGAAAAAATTAGTTACTACCCCGACATTATTGAGGTAAGGGCCAATTGGGAAATGGAACAAACCTTTATTCTTCCAGAATAA